One window from the genome of Pseudonocardia hierapolitana encodes:
- a CDS encoding Lrp/AsnC family transcriptional regulator, protein MAVDSLDDLDWRLLEALQRDGRASYADLGRLVGLSPSAVTERVRRLEESGVITGYRCEVDAEKLGLPIMALVRLRYPHGNYKPFRDLLATTPEVTEAHHVTGEDCFVLSVRARSMRHLEQVTGRIAGLGQVTTSVVYSTPLPRRSAVTSAVGASAAAANVSRRRT, encoded by the coding sequence GTGGCCGTGGATTCCCTGGACGATCTGGACTGGCGCCTGTTGGAAGCACTGCAGCGCGACGGGCGGGCCAGCTACGCCGACCTGGGGCGGCTGGTCGGCCTCTCGCCCAGCGCCGTCACCGAGCGGGTACGCCGGCTCGAGGAGAGCGGCGTGATCACCGGCTACCGCTGCGAGGTCGACGCGGAGAAGCTGGGCCTGCCGATCATGGCGCTGGTCCGCCTGCGCTACCCGCACGGGAACTACAAGCCGTTCCGGGACCTGCTCGCCACGACGCCCGAGGTCACCGAGGCCCACCACGTCACCGGCGAGGACTGCTTCGTGCTCAGCGTGCGGGCCCGCTCCATGCGCCACCTGGAGCAGGTGACGGGCCGCATCGCCGGCCTGGGCCAGGTGACGACGAGCGTGGTCTACAGCACCCCGCTCCCGAGGCGGTCGGCGGTGACGAGCGCGGTCGGCGCGAGCGCGGCGGCCGCGAACGTGAGCCGCCGCCGCACCTGA
- the pgl gene encoding 6-phosphogluconolactonase, producing the protein MPAPDIAVHANPDVLAAAVAARLVTKLVDLQASGTTPKIVLTGGGTGIGVLEQLRASVARDAVDWGKVEFYWGDERFVPPDDPERNEKQAREALLDHVPVDPAKVFPMGADTGTGPGGAEAAAEAYAEVLRQAARPEDHGPVPSFDVLMLGMGGEGHTASVFPHSPAVYETERTVVAVHGCPKPPPTRVSLTLPAIRRAAEVWIMTTGESKAAAVAMALGGAGEVAIPVAGAQGRRRTRWLLDRTAAAKLPRDLVPPIG; encoded by the coding sequence ATGCCGGCCCCCGACATCGCGGTCCACGCGAATCCGGACGTGCTCGCCGCAGCGGTGGCGGCCCGGCTGGTCACCAAGCTCGTCGACCTGCAGGCGTCCGGCACCACGCCGAAGATCGTGCTCACCGGGGGCGGCACCGGCATCGGGGTGCTGGAGCAGCTGCGCGCCTCCGTCGCCCGCGACGCCGTCGACTGGGGCAAAGTCGAGTTCTACTGGGGCGACGAGCGGTTCGTGCCGCCCGACGACCCGGAGCGCAACGAGAAGCAGGCCCGGGAGGCGCTGCTCGACCACGTCCCCGTGGACCCGGCGAAGGTGTTCCCGATGGGCGCCGACACCGGCACCGGCCCTGGGGGCGCCGAGGCCGCGGCCGAGGCGTACGCGGAGGTCCTCCGGCAGGCCGCGCGACCGGAGGACCACGGGCCGGTGCCGTCGTTCGACGTGCTCATGCTCGGCATGGGCGGCGAGGGCCACACCGCCTCGGTGTTCCCGCACTCCCCCGCCGTCTACGAGACCGAGCGCACGGTCGTGGCCGTGCACGGCTGCCCGAAGCCGCCGCCCACGCGGGTGTCCCTCACGCTGCCGGCGATCCGCCGCGCCGCCGAGGTCTGGATCATGACGACCGGCGAGTCGAAGGCCGCGGCCGTCGCGATGGCCCTCGGCGGGGCCGGCGAGGTCGCGATCCCGGTGGCCGGGGCGCAGGGCAGGCGGCGCACCCGCTGGCTGCTCGACCGCACCGCGGCGGCCAAGCTCCCGCGCGACCTCGTGCCACCCATCGGCTAG
- the opcA gene encoding glucose-6-phosphate dehydrogenase assembly protein OpcA produces MIVDLPSSNTSAVNRKLVEMRASGGALTMGRVLTLVIVTEDGAGIEDSIAAANSASHEHPCRIIVLARGQRKAAPRLDAQIRVGGDAGASEVVVLRGYGPLAADEAGAGMVMPLLLPDAPVVAWWPEEAPAIPSEDPVGKLATRRITDALSARNPMKAFEQRRANYVDGDTDLTWTRLTPWRALLATALDAPPFEPVTNVVVAGEAVSPSTELLAGWLAVRLDSKVKRSPAASGPGVVSVRLERRSGPVELIRPDGKVGTLRQPGQPDRLVALARREVRDCLAEELRRLDADEIYGDALAGVGRVARGRTPVKVPTLAGA; encoded by the coding sequence ATGATCGTCGATCTTCCCTCGAGCAACACGTCGGCCGTCAACCGCAAGCTGGTCGAGATGCGGGCCAGCGGCGGCGCGCTGACGATGGGCCGCGTGCTCACGCTGGTGATCGTCACCGAGGACGGTGCCGGGATCGAGGACTCGATCGCCGCCGCCAACTCCGCCAGCCACGAGCACCCGTGCCGGATCATCGTGCTGGCACGCGGGCAGCGGAAGGCGGCGCCGCGGCTGGACGCCCAGATCCGCGTCGGCGGCGACGCCGGTGCCAGCGAGGTCGTCGTGCTGCGCGGCTACGGCCCGCTCGCCGCGGACGAGGCGGGCGCCGGCATGGTGATGCCGCTGCTGCTGCCGGACGCGCCCGTCGTGGCGTGGTGGCCGGAGGAGGCTCCGGCCATCCCCTCGGAGGACCCGGTGGGCAAGCTGGCGACGCGCCGCATCACCGACGCGCTGTCGGCGAGGAACCCGATGAAGGCGTTCGAGCAGCGCCGGGCCAACTACGTCGACGGCGACACCGACCTCACCTGGACCCGCCTCACGCCGTGGCGCGCACTGCTCGCCACCGCGCTCGACGCCCCGCCGTTCGAGCCGGTCACCAACGTGGTCGTGGCAGGCGAAGCCGTCTCCCCGTCCACGGAGCTGCTCGCGGGCTGGCTCGCGGTGCGGCTGGACTCCAAGGTCAAGCGTTCGCCGGCGGCGTCCGGTCCCGGGGTGGTGTCGGTGCGGCTGGAGCGCCGCTCCGGGCCCGTCGAGCTCATCCGACCGGACGGGAAGGTGGGCACCCTGCGCCAGCCGGGGCAGCCGGACCGGCTGGTCGCGCTCGCCCGCAGGGAGGTGCGCGACTGCCTCGCCGAGGAGCTGCGCAGGCTCGACGCCGACGAGATCTACGGCGACGCGCTCGCCGGCGTCGGCCGCGTCGCGCGCGGTCGCACGCCGGTGAAGGTGCCGACGCTGGCGGGCGCGTGA